Proteins from one candidate division KSB1 bacterium genomic window:
- a CDS encoding NUDIX domain-containing protein produces the protein MLTATKRAALHPIKRDSIKIMTFFDDQVYTLQFCRSLSIQQTSIVWTPEPLTLPTALTEEIERHWASLSKEYIFNGGVVRLDSWELTNDHLTLHLRPSDYRTLLYSNSQTEAILRDWGAERLSRALGISAVLTSRDDRLFFIRRSERVGEFPGAWDVFGGHIEPPRHGKPDVFAAMTKELEEEVGIHAEEMELCIIGLIESTPNRKPELIFSARSLLDSEQIRARALKACDRKEYSLLADIPRRRETLAMLLCDPQKSWSPSAFASLAVYYELIS, from the coding sequence ATGTTGACGGCTACAAAACGGGCCGCCCTGCATCCCATTAAAAGGGACAGTATCAAAATCATGACCTTTTTCGACGACCAAGTCTATACTTTACAGTTCTGTCGTTCCTTAAGCATCCAGCAAACGAGCATCGTTTGGACGCCAGAGCCCTTGACCCTACCCACGGCGCTGACCGAGGAAATCGAGCGTCATTGGGCGTCGCTGTCAAAAGAATACATCTTTAACGGCGGCGTGGTCCGCCTCGATAGTTGGGAGCTGACGAACGATCACTTGACGCTGCATCTGCGTCCGTCCGACTACCGAACTCTTCTTTATTCCAATAGTCAAACAGAGGCAATTTTGCGGGACTGGGGCGCGGAGCGGCTTTCGCGGGCGCTGGGCATCAGCGCCGTGCTGACAAGCCGCGATGACCGGCTGTTCTTTATTCGCCGCAGCGAACGTGTCGGCGAATTTCCCGGCGCCTGGGACGTTTTCGGCGGACATATTGAGCCGCCAAGGCACGGCAAGCCGGACGTCTTTGCGGCAATGACCAAAGAGCTTGAGGAGGAAGTCGGTATCCATGCGGAGGAGATGGAGCTGTGCATCATAGGACTGATCGAATCTACTCCCAATCGAAAACCGGAGCTGATCTTTTCAGCCCGCAGTCTGCTCGACAGCGAACAGATCAGGGCACGGGCGCTAAAGGCATGCGATCGGAAAGAGTATTCGTTGTTGGCCGACATCCCGCGCCGGCGCGAAACTCTGGCCATGCTTCTATGCGATCCGCAAAAAAGCTGGAGCCCTTCGGCTTTTGCCTCGCTGGCTGTGTATTATGAACTGATCAGTTGA
- a CDS encoding DUF58 domain-containing protein, with amino-acid sequence MEFLQPQIVSKLGNLELIARLVVEGFITGLHKSPYHGFSVEFAEHRPYMPGDEIRHIDWKIYAKTDRFFIKQFEEETNLKAYLLLDASASMGYTSHAITKLRYAAILAASLTFLMLRQRDAVGLVTFDQLIRTLLPPRSVPSYLSLILKELQNTAAGSSTRIAAALHQTAERLHRRGLIILLSDLLDEPREILAGLKHFRHKKHEVIVFHLLDPREITFDFRQDGFFQDMESGETLPTQPWHVRSEYRRLAAQFIEEMKRECLSHRIDYVTVRTDTPLDRVLLEYLIKRKRIGG; translated from the coding sequence TTGGAGTTTCTGCAGCCGCAGATCGTTTCCAAACTGGGCAACCTCGAACTGATCGCCCGGCTGGTCGTCGAGGGCTTTATTACCGGCCTGCACAAAAGCCCTTACCACGGATTCAGTGTCGAATTTGCCGAGCATCGGCCTTACATGCCGGGGGACGAAATCCGTCACATCGACTGGAAGATCTACGCCAAGACCGATCGTTTTTTCATCAAGCAGTTCGAAGAGGAAACCAACCTCAAAGCCTATCTTTTGCTCGACGCATCCGCCTCCATGGGCTACACTTCGCATGCAATCACCAAGCTGCGCTACGCCGCCATCCTCGCAGCATCGCTCACTTTTCTCATGCTGCGGCAACGCGACGCCGTCGGCCTGGTCACTTTCGATCAGCTCATCCGCACCCTTTTGCCGCCGCGCTCCGTACCTTCTTATCTCTCTTTGATTCTCAAAGAGCTGCAGAACACCGCCGCGGGCTCATCGACCCGCATCGCTGCGGCTTTGCATCAAACCGCTGAACGTCTTCACCGCCGCGGCTTGATCATTCTGCTGAGCGACCTCTTGGACGAGCCGCGCGAGATCCTTGCCGGACTCAAGCATTTTCGCCACAAAAAGCACGAGGTCATTGTCTTTCATCTCCTCGATCCGCGCGAGATTACCTTCGACTTTCGCCAGGACGGCTTTTTTCAAGATATGGAGAGCGGCGAGACGCTGCCTACACAGCCTTGGCATGTGCGCAGCGAATATCGGCGGCTGGCTGCTCAATTCATCGAAGAGATGAAGCGCGAGTGCCTTTCACACCGTATCGATTATGTGACGGTACGAACGGATACGCCGCTTGACCGTGTATTGCTGGAGTATCTCATCAAGCGCAAGCGCATCGGCGGCTGA
- a CDS encoding methylated-DNA--[protein]-cysteine S-methyltransferase → MNKIYTAVYLWQKRALYLAATSQGICVVSFNKVEFESYLRAKGWIKQRSNPLIDRLVACLDNYFAGKRESFDLPLDCEGTAFQTAVWQAVRQIPYGTVQSYGEVAVRSGKPTALRAVGAANGANPTPIIVPCHRVVCSDLRLGGYRGGVELKRTLLELEGMVLDPSGERILKNGASRLFSGRLDLADVDGYKTGRPASH, encoded by the coding sequence ATGAATAAAATTTATACCGCCGTCTATCTTTGGCAAAAAAGAGCTCTCTATTTGGCAGCGACGTCGCAAGGAATTTGCGTCGTCAGCTTTAATAAAGTCGAGTTCGAATCCTATCTGCGCGCCAAAGGATGGATAAAGCAGCGCAGTAATCCGTTGATCGACCGCCTGGTTGCCTGTCTGGACAACTATTTTGCAGGCAAAAGAGAATCTTTTGATCTGCCGTTAGACTGCGAAGGCACGGCTTTTCAAACAGCTGTCTGGCAGGCGGTTCGTCAAATCCCCTATGGGACAGTGCAGAGCTACGGCGAGGTCGCCGTGAGAAGCGGCAAACCGACCGCGCTGCGGGCGGTCGGCGCCGCCAACGGCGCCAACCCGACGCCGATTATTGTACCGTGCCATCGCGTCGTCTGCAGCGATCTGCGCTTGGGCGGTTACCGCGGCGGCGTTGAGCTAAAACGCACTCTGCTCGAACTCGAGGGAATGGTGCTCGACCCGAGCGGAGAAAGGATCTTGAAAAACGGAGCCAGTCGACTCTTCAGCGGTCGGCTCGATCTTGCCGATGTTGACGGCTACAAAACGGGCCGCCCTGCATCCCATTAA
- a CDS encoding putative LPS assembly protein LptD produces the protein MPQTSKADSAAVDTLAVKVETVKAKAASGDIDTTVFYEAKVIFNDLAERKSYLIGDAVVRYKDMSLKAAQITLDWDARLIIAEPLPDTVWVKSDEAGQDSVPQVKWVGEPVLSEGGTQMVGAKMIYNYRTEKGRVIKGRSDVEGGKYVGQQIKRVDPKTFNISNSRYTTCDLDSAPHFRFEARRMKMIPNDKVIAKPVVLRLGEIPVFALPFIIFPNKKGRHSGVLIPHFGYSYQEGRYLRDIGYYWAPNDYFDAKGSVDFFERSGFLFRGGANYSVRYLLNGTISGSFTRKNFETGVKMRRWDLNIDHSQELSPSARFTAQGNFVSDKNFYKNFSTDLDTRLNRELRSNATLTKNWSKQKLSLSVNVSQSYDIQDDVQTIVFPQVSFRKGQSEIFKPKRRGGPSRWYESLYYSYNSTLLNQEREYLSFVDRQVETTDAFGNPLTTTFRDTLKQTEVTRRVSHNLSLSLNSPKKFFGWLLLNHSLNYREDWFNETYSYSYDEETQKIISEKEPGFAARRTFTYSASANTKVYGVFPVAIGDISSFRHVITPALSFSYAPDFSKPEWGYFQVIEKPDGTTIKKDRFGFGTPSFGSGVISLSVRNLFQMKKGEGKKEQKIDLFNLDFNTGYNMRAEKNKLSDLRTSLTANPMQNLSVSADMSHSFYRFVNSRSGLGTLTDDYLWENEGWKHLAFARMTDFRLNFRLRLQGKGEGGGRLQEREMPRTYGERRLSEMGEQELGVMEEEIYRSEVKSELDRVRRSLSIPWRMNLNFNFNLNRFNPARPQKRYYLDVSGLEMNLTRNWRIGYSAHYDLAKREISHHRFSFYRDLHCWEAIIDWVPTGPGRRIYARLSIKSPMFKDIKVEKRGGMRSVLGY, from the coding sequence ATGCCGCAGACAAGCAAAGCCGATTCCGCAGCCGTTGATACGCTTGCCGTCAAAGTCGAAACCGTCAAAGCCAAGGCCGCTTCCGGAGACATCGACACAACCGTATTCTACGAAGCCAAAGTCATTTTCAACGATCTGGCTGAACGCAAATCCTACTTGATCGGCGATGCGGTCGTTCGTTACAAAGATATGTCCTTAAAGGCTGCTCAGATTACCCTCGATTGGGACGCGCGATTGATCATTGCAGAGCCGCTGCCGGATACGGTGTGGGTAAAGAGCGACGAGGCGGGTCAGGATTCCGTCCCTCAGGTCAAGTGGGTGGGCGAGCCGGTGCTTTCGGAAGGCGGCACGCAGATGGTCGGCGCGAAAATGATCTACAACTATCGCACGGAAAAAGGACGGGTCATCAAAGGCCGATCAGACGTTGAAGGCGGCAAATATGTAGGACAACAGATCAAACGGGTCGATCCTAAAACCTTCAATATTTCTAATTCCCGCTACACGACCTGCGATTTGGACAGTGCGCCGCACTTTCGTTTCGAGGCGCGGCGGATGAAAATGATTCCCAACGACAAGGTGATCGCCAAGCCGGTGGTGTTGCGCCTGGGCGAAATTCCGGTGTTTGCTTTGCCGTTCATCATTTTCCCGAACAAAAAGGGTCGGCATTCCGGCGTGCTCATCCCGCATTTCGGCTACAGTTATCAGGAAGGAAGATATTTGCGGGACATCGGTTATTACTGGGCGCCGAACGACTATTTCGATGCCAAAGGATCGGTCGACTTTTTCGAACGCTCCGGTTTTCTTTTCCGCGGCGGAGCCAATTATTCGGTGCGCTATCTCCTCAACGGCACGATCTCCGGCTCATTTACCCGCAAGAATTTTGAAACCGGCGTTAAAATGCGGCGGTGGGACCTCAACATCGACCACTCGCAGGAATTGTCTCCTTCGGCCCGGTTTACGGCGCAGGGCAATTTCGTCAGCGATAAGAATTTTTACAAGAATTTCAGCACCGACCTCGATACGCGCCTTAACCGCGAACTCCGCTCCAACGCCACCTTGACGAAAAACTGGTCCAAGCAAAAGCTGAGTCTGAGCGTCAACGTTTCGCAGTCCTACGACATTCAGGACGACGTTCAGACCATCGTTTTTCCTCAAGTGTCGTTTCGAAAAGGGCAATCGGAGATTTTCAAGCCGAAACGGCGCGGCGGTCCCTCGCGTTGGTACGAGTCGCTTTATTACTCTTACAACTCGACTTTGTTGAATCAGGAGCGGGAGTACCTCTCCTTTGTCGATCGACAAGTGGAGACGACCGACGCTTTCGGAAATCCGCTGACGACCACATTCCGCGACACCCTCAAGCAGACCGAAGTGACTCGCCGAGTCAGTCACAATCTTTCCTTGTCCCTAAACAGTCCCAAAAAGTTTTTCGGCTGGCTGCTCCTCAACCATTCTCTCAACTATCGGGAAGACTGGTTCAACGAAACGTACTCCTATTCGTACGATGAGGAGACCCAAAAAATCATCAGCGAAAAGGAGCCTGGCTTTGCCGCGCGGCGCACCTTTACCTACAGCGCTTCGGCGAACACCAAAGTCTACGGCGTGTTTCCGGTTGCCATCGGCGACATCAGTTCGTTCCGTCATGTCATTACGCCGGCGCTGTCTTTTTCCTACGCTCCCGACTTTTCCAAACCGGAATGGGGATACTTTCAGGTCATCGAAAAACCGGACGGTACTACGATTAAAAAGGATCGTTTCGGTTTTGGTACGCCGAGTTTCGGCAGCGGCGTCATAAGTCTGAGCGTACGCAATTTGTTTCAAATGAAAAAAGGAGAGGGAAAGAAGGAGCAGAAAATCGACCTGTTCAATTTGGATTTCAACACCGGCTACAACATGCGGGCGGAAAAGAACAAGCTCAGCGACCTGCGCACCTCTTTAACCGCCAATCCGATGCAGAATCTGAGCGTCAGTGCCGACATGTCCCACAGCTTTTATCGCTTTGTCAACAGCAGATCGGGCCTCGGCACGTTGACGGATGACTATTTATGGGAAAATGAAGGTTGGAAGCACCTGGCCTTTGCCCGCATGACCGATTTTCGGCTCAATTTTCGTCTTCGACTCCAGGGCAAAGGCGAAGGAGGCGGACGCCTGCAGGAAAGAGAGATGCCGAGAACCTACGGCGAGCGGCGACTATCGGAAATGGGCGAGCAGGAATTAGGGGTGATGGAAGAAGAAATCTACCGCAGCGAGGTCAAGTCGGAACTCGATCGGGTGCGTCGTTCGCTTTCCATTCCCTGGCGGATGAATCTCAATTTCAACTTTAACCTAAACCGCTTCAACCCGGCACGGCCGCAAAAAAGGTACTATCTGGACGTCTCGGGGTTGGAAATGAATCTTACCCGCAACTGGCGCATCGGCTACAGCGCGCATTATGATCTTGCCAAACGGGAGATCTCTCACCATCGATTCAGTTTTTACCGTGACCTTCATTGCTGGGAGGCGATCATCGACTGGGTGCCCACCGGACCGGGCAGGCGCATTTATGCGCGGCTCAGCATCAAATCGCCGATGTTCAAAGACATCAAAGTGGAAAAACGCGGCGGCATGCGCAGCGTGCTCGGTTATTGA
- a CDS encoding carbohydrate binding domain-containing protein, giving the protein MSSKLLWMIMVIALLSFLPLTAKAEMSVAITYPPNGAVIAPCQDITITFDVKTTGETIKELRLFYNGLTRGLVRKEPWEYVWKNLQRGRYTLQAQLKDTNNNIVWSDPITFRAGPVSNGEKLLNGSFECDTKLTHWILQLNEGAQATATVVPDTYFDDANYLVIEITNGGSATWHIQLNQTCPLDSGHVYEIWFFADSDIKKTIDVGMQENQAPWAAQVWQSVTIDGANLYGPIEFEATRTDPTNNFRVNVGGNTTTIYLDGFSVIDKSATGVKSKRIDAAGRMVTEFELLAAYPNPFNLSTTVPFRLYREANIRLAVFNMQGQEIKVLAEGVQPAGSHTVVWDGTDTAGNIVPSGVYIIRLDTNGHRGMPIQLSRKIALVK; this is encoded by the coding sequence ATGTCGTCTAAATTGCTATGGATGATCATGGTAATTGCGCTGCTGAGCTTTTTGCCGCTGACGGCAAAAGCGGAAATGTCGGTAGCGATTACCTATCCGCCCAACGGCGCCGTCATCGCCCCTTGTCAAGATATTACCATTACTTTTGACGTCAAGACAACCGGCGAGACGATTAAAGAGCTCCGGCTGTTCTACAACGGTCTAACGCGCGGCCTAGTCAGAAAGGAGCCCTGGGAATATGTGTGGAAAAATCTACAGCGCGGCCGCTATACTCTGCAGGCGCAGCTGAAGGATACCAATAACAACATCGTCTGGTCGGATCCCATCACCTTCCGCGCCGGGCCGGTTTCGAACGGCGAGAAGCTTCTTAACGGCAGCTTTGAGTGCGATACCAAGCTCACGCATTGGATACTGCAACTGAACGAAGGGGCGCAGGCTACGGCAACTGTTGTGCCTGATACCTATTTTGATGATGCCAACTATTTAGTGATTGAGATAACGAACGGCGGAAGCGCGACCTGGCATATCCAGCTCAATCAAACCTGCCCGCTTGATTCCGGACACGTCTACGAAATCTGGTTTTTTGCCGATTCCGATATAAAAAAGACGATCGACGTCGGAATGCAGGAAAATCAAGCGCCTTGGGCTGCTCAGGTTTGGCAGTCTGTAACTATTGACGGCGCCAACCTCTACGGGCCGATCGAATTCGAAGCCACCCGCACCGATCCGACCAACAACTTTCGCGTCAACGTCGGCGGCAATACGACGACCATTTATCTCGACGGCTTTAGCGTCATCGACAAATCCGCCACGGGCGTCAAATCCAAACGGATCGATGCTGCCGGCAGAATGGTGACCGAATTCGAACTTTTGGCCGCCTATCCAAATCCCTTCAATTTGTCGACGACCGTTCCCTTCCGGCTGTACCGCGAGGCGAATATCCGATTGGCGGTTTTCAATATGCAGGGACAGGAGATCAAGGTATTGGCTGAAGGCGTGCAGCCTGCCGGAAGCCATACGGTTGTTTGGGACGGTACCGATACCGCCGGCAACATCGTTCCAAGCGGCGTCTACATAATCCGCCTGGATACCAACGGACATCGCGGCATGCCGATCCAATTAAGCCGCAAGATCGCCTTGGTGAAATAG
- a CDS encoding single-stranded DNA-binding protein has product MNETAKGTQMREKSPKSRHPDVNRVMIAGKLLHDPPLRHTRKGIPVTNFIVVTQPEPQPQKIEGLEREPVYVSVVVWAKQAQECAKHLRKGSAVVIMGELQSMPNARPEEHFCPVQISAQWIQYLEKGSFYRIAGSENGESREEEQIQENEAEAQ; this is encoded by the coding sequence ATGAACGAAACGGCAAAAGGAACCCAAATGCGTGAAAAATCGCCTAAATCGCGGCATCCGGACGTCAACCGCGTAATGATCGCAGGCAAGCTGCTGCACGATCCTCCCTTGCGGCATACGCGCAAAGGGATTCCGGTGACCAATTTCATTGTCGTGACTCAGCCGGAGCCGCAACCGCAAAAAATCGAGGGCTTGGAGCGGGAGCCCGTCTATGTCAGCGTGGTTGTTTGGGCCAAACAAGCGCAGGAATGCGCCAAACACCTGCGTAAAGGCAGCGCCGTCGTCATTATGGGCGAGCTGCAGTCAATGCCCAACGCCCGACCGGAAGAGCATTTCTGTCCGGTTCAGATCAGCGCTCAATGGATCCAATATTTGGAAAAAGGCAGCTTTTACCGCATTGCCGGCAGTGAAAACGGCGAGAGTCGCGAGGAGGAGCAGATTCAGGAAAACGAAGCCGAGGCTCAATAA
- a CDS encoding ATP-binding protein, whose protein sequence is MNAMLKWPISILVLGLSAAVFLWSRGRKKMRFQSRLAALFFLFSVIPTVLFSFLFAQLLLQTADAFIISDLDHTLTLSLDALKSRLQHEGRCFLSSVKRREDFSPENLQAFGFAYGGEISRRGVFLQKTKAAPDLDPHSFLQTSPQEQDRLLQEGQLISRGGETYFETFVQVDSVIRFVGLRLPEPLVEAKDAVSRTLRQAAALLVMRERMLQQKTIWGLAALLLLSLGGLAILLAGQVSRDISTPILRLTEGMKRIGAGDLSYRVVAEAKDEIAFLVESFNRMTEELRISREQLQRAERAAAWRDAARQISHEIKNPLTPIEFSLYRLEEGLKTSPQTEELHQTLAALRKEIASIRRLAEAFSQFARMPHAVFKTCDLAEIVRSTVDLFRLNNNIEIELTVEENLPPLSLDEQQIRSVVTNLIKNAVEASPPGEQVVVNVFREKVRNVAVVQVIDHGCGMDEETRRRIFDPYFTTKAGGAGIGLFLAQRIVADHGGTLDVQSRKGEGSTFTVFLPYEKPAMRQ, encoded by the coding sequence ATGAACGCCATGCTGAAATGGCCGATCTCAATTCTGGTGCTTGGACTTTCGGCAGCCGTTTTTTTATGGTCAAGAGGGCGGAAAAAGATGCGCTTTCAAAGCCGTTTAGCCGCTCTCTTTTTTCTGTTTTCCGTCATTCCGACCGTCCTCTTTTCTTTCCTCTTTGCCCAGCTGCTGCTGCAGACCGCCGACGCGTTCATCATTTCCGACCTCGATCACACCCTCACCCTATCCCTCGATGCTTTGAAGAGTCGGCTGCAGCATGAAGGGCGATGTTTTCTTTCATCGGTGAAGCGGCGGGAAGACTTTTCGCCGGAAAATCTGCAGGCCTTCGGTTTTGCCTACGGCGGCGAAATTTCCCGCCGCGGTGTCTTTTTGCAGAAAACCAAAGCCGCGCCCGACCTGGATCCGCACTCTTTTCTCCAGACGAGTCCTCAAGAACAAGATCGTCTGCTGCAGGAAGGTCAACTGATCTCCCGCGGCGGAGAAACCTATTTCGAGACCTTTGTCCAAGTCGACTCGGTCATCCGTTTTGTCGGCCTTCGATTGCCGGAGCCGCTCGTCGAAGCCAAGGACGCCGTTAGCCGCACCCTGCGACAAGCGGCCGCCCTTTTGGTCATGCGCGAACGCATGCTGCAGCAAAAGACCATCTGGGGGCTCGCTGCGCTGCTGCTCCTCAGCCTGGGAGGACTGGCGATTCTCTTGGCCGGTCAGGTTTCGCGGGACATCAGCACTCCCATTCTGCGCCTGACGGAAGGCATGAAACGAATCGGCGCCGGTGATTTGTCTTATAGAGTCGTGGCGGAGGCAAAGGATGAGATCGCTTTTTTAGTCGAATCCTTTAATCGCATGACTGAGGAGCTGCGCATCAGCCGCGAGCAGCTGCAACGGGCGGAACGCGCCGCCGCCTGGCGCGATGCAGCCCGCCAAATCTCGCACGAAATCAAGAATCCTTTGACGCCGATCGAATTTTCGCTCTACCGGTTGGAAGAGGGACTCAAGACCTCCCCGCAGACTGAAGAGCTGCATCAGACGCTGGCCGCACTGCGCAAGGAAATCGCCTCCATCCGTCGTTTGGCCGAGGCGTTTTCCCAGTTTGCCCGCATGCCCCATGCCGTTTTCAAGACCTGCGATTTAGCTGAAATCGTTCGTTCAACGGTAGATCTGTTTCGCCTCAACAATAATATCGAGATAGAGTTGACGGTGGAAGAAAACTTGCCGCCGCTATCGCTCGATGAGCAGCAGATCCGCAGCGTCGTCACCAATCTGATCAAGAACGCCGTTGAGGCGTCGCCGCCAGGAGAACAAGTAGTCGTCAACGTATTTCGGGAAAAAGTGAGAAATGTTGCTGTCGTACAGGTGATTGATCACGGCTGCGGCATGGATGAGGAAACCCGCAGACGGATTTTCGACCCCTACTTTACAACCAAAGCCGGCGGCGCCGGTATCGGTCTTTTTTTGGCGCAGCGTATCGTCGCCGATCACGGGGGCACACTGGATGTCCAAAGCCGTAAAGGTGAAGGCTCCACCTTTACCGTCTTTCTCCCCTATGAAAAACCGGCAATGCGGCAATAA